Part of the Gramella sp. Hel_I_59 genome, TACACCAATGACAACCACCTCCAAGTCCTATTTTCATTAAATTAACTTTTAACTATTTCCTTAGTTTCAACTAATGTTTAAATTTATAAAAACTGTTATATGTGCTATCGTACTAAGTTGAATAAAAAGATCTTCTCCCTTGAAAAATCACTGGATGCCAGATTCGTTGAACCAGATAAATACCAGCCACAACTAGAAATCAATGCTTTTAGTTTTTCTGAAACTCCTGTAGTCACCTACGATAGTCCCAGTGAGATACAAATGTTTCAGTGGGGTTTAATTCCCTTTTGGGCTAAAGATGATTCTATTAAAAAAATGACTTTAAATAGTAAAATAGAAACTGCCGCTGAAAAACCAGCTTTCAGAAATTCAGTAGATAACAGATGTCTGGTAATTGCTGAAGCTTATTATGAATGGCAATGGTTAGATCCTAAAGGAAAAACTAAACAAAAATTTATTTTAGAATCTAAAGATCAGGAGATATTTGCTTTTGCTGGAATATTTTCAACCTGGAAGAATCCGGAAAATAATACTATTATTAACTCCTACTCTATTCTCACTACAGAAGCAAATGATTTAATGAGCAAGGTTCATAATAATAAAAAGCGGATGCCTGTAATTTTAAAACCTCAGGATCATAAAAACTGGTTGCAGGGTAGCGATCTTCAAAATTTTTCCTATCCATATGATGTTCCGCTAACAGCAACCGCAATCGATTAGTCATACTGCTTCCACCAGTTTACTTTTTTGCTACTGTGAATCGTGAAAATTTCGCCTGGTTCCGGTATACAGTAATTCTTATCACTTGCGGCATCGATGAATCTTTCTACAGGATCTAACCAGGAATGCAATGAAAGTGCAAAACCAGCCCAATGTACAGGCATCATATTCTTAACTTGAGCATCCCTGGCTGCCTGCACACATTCTTCTGGAAACATATGAATTTGGTTCCATTTCTCATCATATTGCCCGCACTCCATAAACCCAAAATCAAAAGGTCCTAATTTTTGCCCAACTTCCTCAAAATGACTACCGTAACCACTATCCCCGCTAAACCAGATATTTTCTGTATCGGTTTTAAGATTCCAACCGCCCCATAGCCCTTGCGCCCTATCATTTAGACCTCTACCCGAGAAATGCCGTGTTGGTGTAAAGGTCATATCTATTCCACTTACATTTATTCTATCCCACCAATCATACTCAGTGATCTTAGCAGGTTCGACTCCCCATTTTTTTAAATGTCTTCCTACGCCTAATGCGGTATGAAAGACTTTAGTTTTAAGCTGAAGTTTTCGTATGCTTTGAAGGTCTAGATGATCATAATGATCATGTGACAAAAGAACAACATCAATCTCCGGAAGTTTATCCAGAATTTGCAAGGTATTATTTGAAAAGCGTTTAATGCCGAATGGTGAAATTGGCGCAGCATCTGGACCGAACATTGGATCTATAAGGATCGTAAGCCCATTCATACGTAGTAAAATTACAGAATGACCGAACCAGATCATCTTACTTTCTGCTGAAGGTTTTAAAAACTCTTTTTTATTAAAAGCTTTGATCTTAATATCCTTTGACGGCTGCCTACCATTTTTCTCAAAAAACTGTTTGTACAGTAGTTTAGGAATATCTGTAGGTTTGATATTCATGCC contains:
- a CDS encoding SOS response-associated peptidase, with amino-acid sequence MCYRTKLNKKIFSLEKSLDARFVEPDKYQPQLEINAFSFSETPVVTYDSPSEIQMFQWGLIPFWAKDDSIKKMTLNSKIETAAEKPAFRNSVDNRCLVIAEAYYEWQWLDPKGKTKQKFILESKDQEIFAFAGIFSTWKNPENNTIINSYSILTTEANDLMSKVHNNKKRMPVILKPQDHKNWLQGSDLQNFSYPYDVPLTATAID
- a CDS encoding MBL fold metallo-hydrolase; amino-acid sequence: MFDQFGVKASKDNINSYERSENWKDGKFVNLEETGMNIKPTDIPKLLYKQFFEKNGRQPSKDIKIKAFNKKEFLKPSAESKMIWFGHSVILLRMNGLTILIDPMFGPDAAPISPFGIKRFSNNTLQILDKLPEIDVVLLSHDHYDHLDLQSIRKLQLKTKVFHTALGVGRHLKKWGVEPAKITEYDWWDRINVSGIDMTFTPTRHFSGRGLNDRAQGLWGGWNLKTDTENIWFSGDSGYGSHFEEVGQKLGPFDFGFMECGQYDEKWNQIHMFPEECVQAARDAQVKNMMPVHWAGFALSLHSWLDPVERFIDAASDKNYCIPEPGEIFTIHSSKKVNWWKQYD